The genomic interval NNNNNNNNNNNNNNNNNNNNNNNNNNNNNNNNNNNNNNNNNNNNNNNNNNNNNNNNNNNNNNNNNNNNNNNNNNNNNNNNNNNNNNNNNNNNNNNNNNNNNNNNNNNNNNNNNNNNNNNNNNGCAACTCAGTATATGTTTACCACCTTTTCCATTCCTGTTGTGTGAGAGGTTTTGTATAACCATCATAAAAGATAGTTATACAGTCACATCAATTCCCATTCTTTTCACATTTACAAATTTACTACCCATCAAAGAAGCACCCATTCTTAATTTGATGATTCAAAGATTTCTGTATGAGGCAATTTTTTTCAAAGAAGAAAGTTATCTTCAGTTTCATCAGTCCATCAGTGTTGATTACTGTACCCTATACCCTTTACTGTATACTTTCTTAAGATTGCAATTATGTTCTTTTTTGTGCTGTGTGCTTCGCACTTCTAATATAGTCATGCCTTAGCAAGTGTTTTTGTTGGTAGATTGGATGTTTAGTGAATACATTTATTGCAGTGATTGCTAAGCATGTAATGCTTGATTGGAGGAAAagacattttacttttatttcataatatgaTTATCCATATGTAATGATTCCACTAACAGGTTTTAATCAGAATTCAGAATGATTGTATATTAAGTGAGATTTGCTTCTCTATGTAACTCCATGATGCACAAGCTTTCAggaattttaagtattttttaattttgtgtaaaGAATATTAAATATTGGCATTTCCTCTTCCATGTTCCAGGTTAGATGAACTGGGCCCAACGCAGCCACCAATGATGACTTTCAAAGCCTTCATGGAGCAGTGCGACGACTCCATCTCAGAGGAGGAGGCACTGAGGAAGTATTCAGACTACAAGCTTGAGTTCAAAAGACAACAACTTAATGAATTCTTTATCAAccataaagaagaagaatggtgaGCACCATATAACATCACCTTCCTACTCAAGAGGGGTATACCTTGCTGAAGAGTTGAGGATAGAATAGTAGGGAGAGTTGAGGAAGGATCAGAACAGGTTATGGGTTTGAGTGGCTGTGGTCTAGGGAGGTGGCATAGGGTTATTACAGGCATTAACACGTCTAGAAAGAATCATTTTGGAACTGCAAGgttagaaattatttttatcttttgttattagtataggtcCTCAGTAGAGTAGAAACTTCTTAATCTTTGTGCCAGATTAGCTCAACCTAGCAGAATTCTTTTTATGGAAGCCTTTATGATTTAAATATTTCTTGTGTACAGCCAGGTGTCATGGTGTGCAAGAGAATATTGAGTAGAATTATAGACTAGTTACTTGTGACTGTttgttctttatctcttttacttttcacatGAGTTTCTTCTTGTTTATAGTAGGTAATTCAGGTAGATGAACTTCATAGTTTGAGTAGAAAAATTAAATCTGNNNNNNNNNNNNNNNNNNNNNNNNNNNNNNNNNNNNNNNNNNNNNNNNNNNNNGTTGTCATTCAGTTTTGGGTTGAAAGAAGTATGTTAGAGTTAGAGTCAGGATAGGTTACTTTTTTAAGCTTTTAGGTTTAAAGTCCTATAAATGTGGGCAATCTCATCTCGAGGTTCCACCCATACTTAATCTAACACTTGCCTCCTGACAGTTGCTTTTCCAGCATCTACAAACTACTGCACACCGCAAGCCAGCTAGAATTTCTGTTCTGACGATCTGATGAAAAACACACATGGGGCTCCTAAACGCGGTTAGTTAGGGTCGCTGCGCGCAATGCAGTGTTAGTGATGCGATATGAATGTCTAGGCTAGGCAGGGGGTCGCACAATGACCCGTCGTTCGCTCCGCTCTGTGTATCGAGCCCATGTGTGGTACAGGTGGCAATTTTCCACTCAGGCAGGTGAGATTACTTTGCCTAATGGTAACATTTCTTCTACTAAATTTTCTTCCCTTGTCACCTTTtctcataatgatagtaatctgCAAAGGATCAAGAATCGGCGACAGCATCAGTAATTAGCACGAATGCTAGTTCAGATTACTGTTTCAACATCAGTCTAGTGTAATACCTAGCTTCACAgtggatttgtttttttaatgtacacAACCAATTGAATTGTAAGTTTGACGGCAGCTGAGGAACAAAGGCTCTATAGGACGCTGATCAAAGAGGAGTAAGTGAGGTGTTTTATTCAGTGGGTAAAAGTGTCATATGTCTTACATTTTTGCAATACTTTTACCAGGTTTAAGGCCAAGTACCACCCAGAGGAGTGTGTGAAGCGACGGGATGAGCAGCTGTCAAACCTGAAGGTAATTGCTTGAATATCCTTGTCTCCCTTTATCTGATATATAATACCAGATAATTTATGTTTTCCctctatatagtatgatatatttatattccgCATTTTCCTTTTCACAGAGAAGAGTATCCGTTTTTTGTGAACTTTTTGAAATGAATCGAATGGAGAATATTAGCGTTGATGCTGATCAGTCAGACCAACTTCTGAAGCTTTTGGACTCTGTGGTCATCAAACTGGAGGGAGGCACAGACCTTGATCTTCAGGTCTTGGACCAGGCGCCTGAGGAGGATGTCAAGTCTCAGCCgatcgaagaagaaaagaagccaTTTATTTTGGGAGAGGAGTATGTTCACTTTTTTtgattatctgttgttatattttctttctccccctccacccttactCTGTAACTAAAcagtttttcattttaatttcacaAAAGACCCTTTCCTTCACTTGTATCATGTTTGAAGGAGACTGTAAGTTATGGAAATCTCAAAAATCttattgatcccccccccccccctctcagttcTGACgagggtgaagagaaggagaaatcggAAGAGAAGAATCCCGATGAACCGCTAAAGATGGACATGTCGGAAGAACAGATGGAGCTGCAGAAGAAAGCTAAGGAGTACCTGAAACAGAAGGttaatgaaggagaaaaaggtcAGTGTCTTGGATTGGTCCTGGACAACAACCTGCCCTAAACCAGCATTTTTCCTGNNNNNNNNNNNNNNNNNNNNNNNNNNNNTTTCCCTTTTGCCAAAATAATATAGGACCAGTAACTCCCTATTGATTCTTTTTACAAACTCTGAAGTTGTCCTGTTGGTATCTCATGTTTAAGAAGTAGCCTTTAGCATATTATCGTAGACTTAATACAAAAGCTAATCTTATTAAGTGCACTTGCCCTGTTCTCTTCACAGAAACCCGTAAGCGAAAGCACTCTGGCAGTTCTTCGTCTAGTTCCTCAAGTGACTCGGATGACGAGCCCATGGAGGAAGACCTGAAAGAACCCCCGCCCCCCGGCATGGNNNNNNNNNNNNNNNNNNNNNNNNNNNNNNNNNNNNNNNNNNNNNNNNNNNNNNNNNNNNNNNNNNNNNNNNNNNNNNNNAATGGACTCCAGCCcccaggagaagaggagaataaggaggatctTGATGaaggtaaaggggggaagggtcaCTGGGTGGTTATGATTTTTGAGgaggtttatatgtatgtaaaaacacacactccCAATCTGATGACATCAACGTTTTTGATACAAGAGTTGTGTTCTCTTGGCATCCTGTCCCCTGCTAATCAGAGCCAAGATATTATCCTTGCAAAGGGGATCATGGGTTGCCATGTTACTACTCATTGTTACCAGACTTACAAGACAAAACTGATTAAAAGACACAACAAAACTTATATttctaaaagcaaaacaaatctgTTCTTCCAAAAGCACAACAAAAAAGATTCCCAAAATTCAAAATGTAATTTTTCtatcaaaaattgaaataaaccaaaaatgcTCCCATCTGCATATATGGCAGTTTCATCCAAACTGGCAGACCTGTGACAGCGTTTGATGACGTCTCCCAGATCAGGCTCCAGCTCGTTCACATTCCTCCTGCACCTGTAATTTTGGAATCAGGGTGGGGGATATCTTCCACCCAAGGAACAGCAAAAGGTGTCCCTGCAAATATCTAAAACTGTTCAAGGGCAACCAGACTGCAAACAAACTGAACACATTCCAGGCTTTCATAATTCCCCTTTGAACACTTGCACTAAACTTTTGAATGCAGGGACTCAGCATTATGTGTGCACCCTGGGAGATATTTAGTAAGGTCCTCATAAACAGCACTTATCTCCTGCAATGCTGCAGAATTGTCCTGAGAAGAAGATTCTCATATGAATGAGCATGAGGAACCTTAGCTGCTGCTATTGCAGGGTTATAGAAACACCAGCTGTCATGGCATTTGGGACAGCAAAAGTGCTGCAGCCtgaaatcatcagagaaatggaGGTGAAAAGTCACACAGCATTCTTGCACATCACCTCCACATTTGTATTAATGGAATACTTCAAAGCTAACATAGAAAATGATCTTCCANNNNNNNNNNNNNNNNNNNNNNNNNNNNNNNNNNNNNNNNNNNNNNNNNNGCTCCTCCTGCATATGTGGCAGCATCATTCATACTGGCAGACCTGTGATGGCAGCAGGGATAACGTCTTTCAGATCTGGCTGCAGCTTTGTTCACTCTCCTCCTGTACCTGTAGAAGGTAATTATGGAGAAATGCTCCTCCTCCATACCCAGCGCCATCATTAGGGTTGGCAGACCTGTGACAGCGGCAATGTCATCTCCCAACTTTGGCTGTAGCTCAGTCACTCTCCTCCTGCACCTGTAAATATACAATCAGGTTATGGGATATCTTCCAGCCAAGGTACAGCAAATGGCTCCCTGTGAAAACCAAAATTGTGTTTGAGGGCAACGAGACTGCAGACAAACTGCACATGTCCCAGACTTGCATACTTGCCTTTCCAAAACTTAAACCAAAATTTACAATGCAGGAACTCACTGGCATTCTGTGTGCACCCTGGTAGACCTGGTTAATAGATCATCTTTGGTTGGGTCCTCATAAATAGCTCTGATCTCCTGCAATACTGCTTGCAAACTGAACTGAGAAATAGATTCTCATGGGAATGAGCTTGAGGAACCGCACTCGCTGCCCTTGCAGAGTTGTAGAAACACCAGCTGTCACAGCCCTCGGGACAGTACTGGTGCTGCAGTCTGAAATCATTGGAGGAATGGTGGTAGAAAGGTGCAAAGGCATTCTGCCACATCACATCCACATCTGTATTCAGGGACACCTACTTCTCAGCACCATAGATGTACCTGATACTCATGTAAGCAGAAGAATCACCATCACCAATAAACTACACACAGCGCATGCCATAATCTGTGGAGCAGAGAAACATCTGTNNNNNNNNNNNNNNNNNNNNNNNNNNNNNNNNNNNNNNNNNNNNNNNNNNNNNNNNNNNNNNNNNNNNNNNNNNNNNNNNNNNNNNNNNNNNNNNNNNNNNNNNNNNNNNNNNNNNNNNNCNNNNNNNNNNNNNNNNNNNNNNNNNNNNNNNNNNNNNNNNNNNNNNNNNNNNNNNNNNNNNNNNNNNNNNNNNNNNNNNNNNNNNNNNNNNNNNNNNNNNNNNNNNNNNNNNNNNNNNNNNNNNNNNNNNNNNNNNNNNNNNNNNNNNNNNNNNNNNNNNNNNNNNNNNNNNNNNNNNNNNNNNNNNNNNNNNNNNNNNNNNGTTCATTTAGcttatttatgaattataaaaGTTGCTGTTTTGTTATATAGGAGGTCAGAATGTGGATATAGTTGCCTctttcaattacagaaaggagaacaagaaacagaattgtacccatcactatttttattcttttacttataCCAAATTTTTCTGAGAGTGGTACCTCTCGAAGCACCTGTAGGTGCATAGCGACACCTCGCATGCCGGACATACAGTTCttgtcatcttcctccttccggcCCTGTAGCAGAGGAAACACCTCCTGTATTTCCCTCCAGGCGTCTCCCTCACAATGTGTGCAGTCTTGCCCTGAAACCTGGAAGGAGAAGGCAGCGTTGACGGGCGCCCTCAAGCACAGTAGGGCTTGATGTCAGGGAGGAAATTGTTTATAATCGACATGGCGAGGTCGAGGCGAAAATCAATTTGTTCGCACCTGTTTCCTAAATACTAAACAGAGTGGCTGTTTACAGTTGCCAagtcataaatattttttaaaatcttgtacCACTTCAGTGACCTGCGCACTGAAGGGTAAGACTGAGCCAGCTGGTCACCCAAGTCCACTCCCTTCATTCCGTCGTTGTAGGCTATGCCTCACTCTGGCTTCGAGACCAGGGGACCTCCATGGCTTCGAACCTGCACTATGTGTGATATGTGGACTGTCGACATGTTTACTTGTTTTACGTCCATCCAGGATAACACCAACATGCCGGTTGGAGAACTACGAGAGCCCACGTCCCGNNNNNNNNNNNNNNNNNNNNNNNNNNNNNNNNNNNNNNNNNNNNNNNNNNNNNNNNNNNNNNNNNNNNNNNNNNNNNNNNNNNNNNNNNNNNNNNNNNNNNNNNNNNNNNNNNNNNNNNNNNNNNNNNNNNNNNNNNNNNNNNNNNNNNNNNNNNNNNNNNNNNNNNNNNNNNNNNNNNNNNNNNNNNNNNNNNNNNGAGATCCCTACTCCCTGCCGGTATATATTTTGAACACGGCAGTGTACCCTGCACACATGCCGTCACTTGCTCAAAGTTTGTAAACTTTTACACCAAATCTGGCCTGCTTGCTCGGGTTGTAAGTGCGGAAACTTAGGCGACCCCTAAATTTCCACAGGGACTCGTCGATCGATATATACTTATCTGGGACGAAGACCTTCCTAAATCGATCCCCAAGACTGGTCAGCACTTCCCTCAGTTTCCACAGCCGATCTTCCTCTGCAGGTTCCCCCTCATTGTTCCGGAATTGGAGGTTGCGGGAAATCTACTCAAACCTCTCGCGAGGCATGATCGACTGGAAAATTGGCATGGCCACCCCTGGATTCCTCGACCAGTAAAAGGCCAGCCGAGGTTTCTTATTGATCCCCATCAGCATCCGGAGCCCAAGGTATACATGGAGCTTGGCACTCATGATTGGGTTCCATCACCGTCCGTGTCTTTATGCGGTCTCGTTCACCTCTGCAAATCTGTCAGTAGGCAAATGTAGTGCATTAGGTGATGCAGGTACACTTATTACCTTTGAGTATctggataatagcagtaatgtgtATAAAAGAAAAGCTATGCAAATCAACTCTGCATACCTATTCGTCTCTTCCACTATGAAGTCAATCAGCTCGTCAGTGATGAACTCCCTATAGACTGCTAGTGGCGTTGAATCTTCGGCTAGGTCAACCTTGACACCAGGTGTACCAGAAAAACTGTACTTTCTTGgtacattctccctccttctccacctaaaGTCTGGGGTCCCGGGAGCGTTGCTGTTCCATGTTTTTTGACGTGGACAGACTGAGGCTCGTCACTGTCGAGTGTCGAGTCCAACGAGTGTGAGACAAAGTCTAAATCGTCGTCACTTGGGGCCTCATAGTCAATGTCCGAGGGTGAGTCATCGCTGGGGATTAGCTCATCCCCAGTGTCGTCGTCCTCCGAGGAGCTTGACTCTGACAAAAATGTCGAGATGGATGGCCTCGGCTGGTGNNNNNNNNNNNNNNNNNNNNNNNNNNNNNNNNNNNNNNNNNNNNNNNNNNNNNNNNNNNNNNNNNNNNNNNNNNNNNNNNNNNNNNNNNNNNNNNNNNNNNNNNNNNNNNTCATACTTTCCATGGCTGCGATTGTTCCGCAAGAGCGAAGGCTAGAgcgagaaagggagtgagagcNNNNNNNNNNNNNNNNNNNNNNNNNNNNNNNNNNNNNNNggctagagcgagagcgagaaagggagggagaacNNNNNNNNNNNNNNNNNNNNNNNNNNNNNNNNNNNNNNNNNNNNNNNNNNNNNNNNNNNNNNNNNNNNNNNNNNNNNNNNNNNNNNNNNNNNNNNNNNNNNNNNNNNNNNNNNNNNNNNNNNNNNNNNNNNNNNNNNNNNNNNNNNNNNNNNNNNNNNNNNNNNNNNNNNNNNNNNNNNNNNNNNNNNNNNNNNNNNNNNNNNNNNNNNNNNNNNNNNNNNNNNNNNNNNNNNNNNNNNNNNNNNNNNNNNNNNNNNNNNNNNNNNNNNNNNNNNNNNNNNNNNNNNNNNNNNNNNNNNNNNNNNNNNNNNNNNNNNNNNNNNNNNNNNNNNNNNNNNNNNNNNNNNNNNNNNNNNNNNNNNNNNNNNNNNNNNNNNNNNNNNNNNNNNNNNNNNNNNNNNNNNNNNNNNNNNNNNNNNNNNNNNNNNNNNNNNNNNNNNNNNNNNNNNNNNNNNNNNNNNNNNNNNNNNNNNNNNNNNNNNNNNNNNNNNNNNNNNNNNNNNNNNNNNNNNNNNNNNNNNNNNNNNNNNNNNNNNNNNNNNNNNNNNNNNNNNNNNNNNNNNNNNNNNNNNNNNNNNNNNNNNNNNNNNNNNNNNNNNNNNNNNNNNNNNNNNNNNNNNNNNNNNNNNNNNNNNNNNNNNNNNNNNNNNNNNNNNNNNNNNNNNNNNNNNNNNNNNNNNNNNNNNNNNNNNNNNNNNNNNNNNNNNNNNNNNNNNNNNNNNNNNNNNNNNNNNNNNNNNNNNNNNNNNNNNNNNNNNNNNNNNNNNNNNNNNNNNNNNNNNNNGGGTGAATGggttaatatgtaatatttttgaatgctatatttatgtatagaacATTTAAAAGTACATGTAGGTGTACACTGCATAAATGGATGAAAATCCCATGTCACCCCATACTTTCGGAAGATAACATCTACTCCTTCATATTTAGTCTAACGTCTAAGCTGCACCATATTACCAGGAAATNNNNNNNNNNNNNNNNNNNNNNNNNNNNNNNNNNNNNNNNNNNNNNNNNNNNNNNNNNNNNNNNNNNNNNNNNNNNNNNNNNNNNNNNNNNNNNNNNNNNNNNNNNNNNNNNNNNNNNNNNNNNNNNNNNNNNNNNNNNNNNNNNNNNNNNNNNNNNNNNNNNNNNNNNNNNNNNNNNNNNNNNNNNNNNNNNNNNNNNNNNNNNNNNNNNNNNNNNNNNNNNNNNNNNNNNNNNNNCCTCAAATCATTTCATTATAAATGAAATGTGATtccatcaaatatatttatatgtaatatctaaACATTCATTAGACATTTATGAACTGATATTCATATGCTGTGTTGTTTTTAAATGCCTTATGTATGTTTGGAACAAGCAAGAGTAGACCTAGGTGTAACTGGAGCAAAAGGCTTAAAATCCTATTTCACCCAATCTTACTTATGCTCCAAGTAATAACCCAATCCTGGGTCTAATAACCATTTGGTAGTTCCCCCACACATGCAGTGTGTATaactcaacccctcccctccccttcccctagagATGTTCCCCTTTACTGCCTGAGAAGGAAATCATTTGTTTACTTGTAGAAACCGCTTCTCGGAATGGGNNNNNNNNNNNNNNNNNNNNNNNNNNNNNNNNNNNNNNNNNNNNNNNNNNNNNNNNNNNNNNNNNNNNNNNNCCTAGGGCACTCCACAAAACAGCATCCATCTTCTTACGGAATTTGGCCCCTACAATAACCAAGCAAGAAGTTGAAGCGGTAAGTGTTAACACAACAGATTAGTTTACTCCCtgtatctatctcccttcctttctcatgTATATTTCAGTGATTATACATATCATCTACATAACCAGGGTGTTATATTTTCCAGATGTGTCGGCGATATAATGGATTTTTGCGAGCTGCCATTGCAGACCCTCAACCAGAACGCAGGTGGTTCAGACGTGGATGGGTAACATTCAAGAGAGACGTCAACATTAAAGACATTTGTTGGAACCTAAATAATATTAGAGTAAGTGTTCTgtacaaagaaaattaaatgtgTACTATATGGTAGCAATTTGGTAGCCCACAGCTTATGATTATATTGTATTAGTttgtatgaaaataaattataaattttgatcTGAACCTAACAATTTTTTCTTGTACAGCTAAGAGACTGTGAACTTGGGGCTATTGTCAATCGAGATCTGAGCCGTCGCATTCGCACTGTAAATGGAATCACTTCTCATCGCAGTGTTGTCCGTTCAGATATCAAGTTGTCAGCCAAGATTATCCAGAACCTTGATTCTCGTTGGGGATTATGGATTGAGTCAATGGAGAATCTGGACAATGCAGTAAGACTCCATTCATTGGTTATATTGTGAGAGAGAATTCGTATGAAAAATCTAACCAAAACATGTCCCTGACATTCCTATTTGATACTAGCATATTTTTCTTTGGTGGACAATAGTTGCTGAGCCTGACTTCCTCATCGAACCCTGTGCTTCGGAACATAACTGACTACTTAATAGAAGAGGCTAgtgcagaggaggaggaattacTTGGCGCTAATGATGCATCAGCCAACAATAGTGAGGAAAAGGCTGAGGGAGAAGCAATTGAAAGAGATCCTAGTCTGATTAAAGTAAGGAAAAcctaaagtatttttattttttaaaagtgtataaaagaattatataatttaGTAGTATTAcagttaatacatacataattgtttTACAATTATTGatacatgtataattttttacAGGTATTGGATAGATTACTTCTTTACTTGCGTATTGTGCATTCAGTGGACTATTACAATCATTCTGAATACCCCAATGAAGATGAAATGCCCAATAGGTGTGGTATCATGCATGCCCGTGGCATACCACCCTCAAGTAAAGTAACACCTCAAGAAGTACAAGATTATTGTAGAGCCTTTGAAAACAAGATTGGATCATTCCTGCAACCATTGACCAAACTTAGCGATGATGAAGCAAAGAAATTAGGTAGTACTACTAGTCTTATGAAATAAGATTTGAAAATCATGTgctatatgagtgtgtatatgtaaattaagCAAACTGCACATCCCCACCATCTGTGAATTATCTGTAGTGTAATTCCTCGTAAGCTAACTAACTCTTCTACCCATCACAAGGTctgaaagaggcagaggaagaggtagagaagtTTGTCCAGTCCAACACTCAAGAGGTAGCCAAGGACAAGTGGCAGTGTCCCCTCTGCGGGAAGAAGTTCAAGGGTGCAGAGTATGTGCACAAACACATCCTCATCAAGCATGCCGAGAAAGTCAAGGAGGTCAAGAAAGAGGTATGTTGTTttgaattagaaagagaaagcaTTCCTGTACTGAAGTGTGGAATTAGGGTATTTCCATTATGGGCAATATGTTCTTAACATGACATGTGCTTGGTCATCTTGCAGGTGGATTACTTCAATAACTATCTCAGAGATCCAAAGAGACCTCAACTGCCAGAATATCCTGGGAATAAGCATGGTGGCAGAAAGGATGACAGGCCTGACCCATATGTAGCAGCCTATCCTCAGCAAGCACCTGGGTAAGGAGGTTCTTCACAATTCACTGTATCAAGGTGCTTATGGGGTNNNNNNNNNNNNNNNNNNNNNNNNNNNNNNNNNNNNN from Penaeus monodon isolate SGIC_2016 chromosome 21, NSTDA_Pmon_1, whole genome shotgun sequence carries:
- the LOC119586498 gene encoding serrate RNA effector molecule homolog (The sequence of the model RefSeq protein was modified relative to this genomic sequence to represent the inferred CDS: added 224 bases not found in genome assembly), translating into MADSDDEYERRRRDKFRGERSEYTSSSSTRDRRDDSRRGRDDWADRGRDSWGSRERGSSRREYGRDYGRSRDRYSPGRHDMSPPIKRMRQDWDDRRYPYESSGGGAGANYGAYGGSYGQDYGHPSGHAGGGGRLDELGPTQPPMMTFKAFMEQCDDSISEEEALRKYSDYKLEFKRQQLNEFFINHKEEEWFKAKYHPEECVKRRDEQLSNLKRRVSVFCELFEMNRMENISVDADQSDQLLKLLDSVVIKLEGGTDLDLQVLDQAPEEDVKSQPIEEEKKPFILGEDSDEGEEKEKSEEKNPDEPLKMDMSEEQMELQKKAKEYLKQKVNEGEKETRKRKHSGSSSSSSSSDSDDEPMEEDLKEPPPPGMEKEEEENVIEEKPEEDEEKSKEEEKKENGLQPPGEEENKEDLDEETASRNGEKEEDKDKESKKDEEEEGKEEEQKPRALHKTASIFLRNLAPTITKQEVEAMCRRYNGFLRAAIADPQPERRWFRRGWVTFKRDVNIKDICWNLNNIRLRDCELGAIVNRDLSRRIRTVNGITSHRSVVRSDIKLSAKIIQNLDSRWGLWIESMENLDNALLSLTSSSNPVLRNITDYLIEEASAEEEELLGANDASANNSEEKAEGEAIERDPSLIKVLDRLLLYLRIVHSVDYYNHSEYPNEDEMPNRCGIMHARGIPPSSKVTPQEVQDYCRAFENKIGSFLQPLTKLSDDEAKKLGLKEAEEEVEKFVQSNTQEVAKDKWQCPLCGKKFKGAEYVHKHILIKHAEKVKEVKKEVDYFNNYLRDPKRPQLPEYPGNKHGGRKDDRPDPYVAAYPQQAPGYGAYGGAYGRQYPAAPGYGYGSSYPKDYYAGRGDHYAREPYARPRVTYRSRSGDPREVIGYHDLDAPDDTDLF